The Candidatus Auribacterota bacterium genome contains the following window.
GCCTTCCGCTTCTTTCAGCTTCGCCTTACGGCTACGCCTTGCGGTTTGGCTACGGTTGCCGCTATCAGCTCCGACAAGCTCCTTTCAGCTTGTGAGAAACAACACATGCCGGGCACACTAGCCGACACTTAAGTGTCGGCTACACAGTTTGTTTAGAAACTCACATTATTGTGTTTATTATCTGAGTCCGGTGGGGAAAAACCGTAAATCCTTCAGGCATTCTCTAATCGCCTGGCGCGATGCGTGCGCCTCCACACGCCGGCACAGAGCACTGACAGCACCCACCCCCATGCCCAGAACGTCGCCAGCGGATCGGTCAGGTAGTCCCACAGATTGTCAGACTCGGCCAGGTGCAGATCAAATGCCGCGATCGCGATGATGGCAGCGAACGCCGCCATATTCCGCTTCGATGCCCATGCCCAGAGCGCGAGCAGCATCAGCAACAGCAGCAAACCCGTCGGCCGGTAACCGAGGCGATAGATGTCTATGGGGACCAGGCCCATGGCCGATGGATATAGAATGAGGCCTGCGATTGCGAGGGTGCATAACATGGCGGAGAGGTCGGCCACGGGAAGTATCCGCATGCCGCACATCTGGTGAATCAGGGCACAGGCGAGCAGCAGCGTCAAGGTGACGCTCACCTCCCCCACGACGCCGAGAAGATATCCGAACACCGGGATGCCGCCTACGGGGACGAGGACGATCGCAAGGCACAGCACCATCAGAAGGACTCGCATGCGCCGGGAACGGCGGCGGGCACGGGAGACCGCGAGGACGGAGCTTGCCAGCAGTAAAAATGCTGCAGCGATCCCCAGTATGTCAACAGACAGATGCAGGTTCATTGAAGTTTTTTCAACCAGGACTCATTGAAACTCACGTGCTTGATGCGCCTCCTGTTCCATGTGTAGAGCAGGTGGAACACGCCATCTCGGGCCTGCGTGAGATACGGGTAGGAGAATCCAGGGATCTCCTCCTCCTCTGAGGCGATTTCCCGCTCGAACGCGTGGACCACGCGCCAGGTGACTCCGCCATCCAGCGATCCCGCGAGTGACAGGTCATCCCTGTCAATATCCATATTGTTGAAGACGAGCCACACGGTCCCATCACGCGCCCGGAACCCGGCCACGGCGGAGTCAGGATTCGGAAAGGACATCCTCTCCGGCGCGGACCATGTCCGGCCCCCATCGCGGGTGGCGGACATGAGTATGCGCCGTGAGGCCTCGCCGCTGTTGCGCATAAAGGCGACCGCGTGGGTCGTGTCGAGGGGCACGATGGAAGGCTGCAGCAATACTCGATCGCACGTAATCGGCGACGCGTCGAGCACCGTGCCGTCGGATCCCACGCGCACGAGCTCGCCCCATTTGCTGAGTAATTCGTGATAGACCGGCAACCCGATGGATCCATCGGCGTAGAGAAACGGCGCCCCCCTCACGAGAGTACCCATATTGAAGAGGGGGCTCGTGACCAGGCGCCGCGTCTCTGACCAGTGACAACCGTCGTCCTTTGAAACCCGGAAGTTGACCGCGCTGCCCGACCATCCCCCCAGGGATACGCTCACATAAAACAGCCACAGTGCGCCACGAGAATCCTTGAGGACCACGGCGTTTCCCAGCTTCCGCACGTAACGCTGGAGGTCGGCCTGGGTCTGCGGGGTGTCCGCCAGGAGGCAGGGGCTCGTCCATATGCCGGTTCGCCTGTCCCATACGGACTGGTACAGCGCAACATCAGACGAACCCTCCCGCTTTCCTCCGTACCATACCGCGAACAGGTTCCCGTCTCCCAGCTCCACCAGGCTCGGGCAGTGCACATTCCGGGTCATCTCCTCCCGATCCACAAATCCCTCCCGATAGAATGCGGGGACCTTGTCCCCCCCGGCCACAGAGCGCGGGCTAGGGAGAGCGAAAGACCACGACAGGTCATGGGATGATCCTCGATAGAGGAGTGGCAGGAACACGACGATGACCACCAGCAGGAAAACAGCGGTGGCGATTCCGCGGCGCACGCTCACCTCGCTCTCAGCGCAGATCATTCTGCGTGGATAAATTCCCGTAAGGGGGGATTGCGAATTCCCCGATATTTACTGGTCCCTGCGA
Protein-coding sequences here:
- a CDS encoding exo-alpha-sialidase, translating into MICAESEVSVRRGIATAVFLLVVIVVFLPLLYRGSSHDLSWSFALPSPRSVAGGDKVPAFYREGFVDREEMTRNVHCPSLVELGDGNLFAVWYGGKREGSSDVALYQSVWDRRTGIWTSPCLLADTPQTQADLQRYVRKLGNAVVLKDSRGALWLFYVSVSLGGWSGSAVNFRVSKDDGCHWSETRRLVTSPLFNMGTLVRGAPFLYADGSIGLPVYHELLSKWGELVRVGSDGTVLDASPITCDRVLLQPSIVPLDTTHAVAFMRNSGEASRRILMSATRDGGRTWSAPERMSFPNPDSAVAGFRARDGTVWLVFNNMDIDRDDLSLAGSLDGGVTWRVVHAFEREIASEEEEIPGFSYPYLTQARDGVFHLLYTWNRRRIKHVSFNESWLKKLQ